In the Anastrepha obliqua isolate idAnaObli1 chromosome 1, idAnaObli1_1.0, whole genome shotgun sequence genome, one interval contains:
- the LOC129235710 gene encoding putative glutathione-specific gamma-glutamylcyclotransferase 2: MLRSEDKFLELCKGLKLPLNGEVCSSTDILVKHIYDKYFENRISEPDQPAWLDPIDNLCKSINISSNQTRFIKPCEDDVWIFGYGSLIWKPDFPFIDRKRGFIRGYRRLFYQNSIDHRGTKSRPGRVVTLLPTVSLESRVYGVAYRISSEHRDEVLAHLDYREKNGYDRCEVKFYEYPEQPDNHFSITMYIATPDNESYAGNVWQLSDIAQQIFTAAGPSGPNREYLFNLASAVRELFPGEEDRHLYDLEAEVKQLITDYESKLLEKVLKKEITEIVETGNADGDVRETIRDVEHLYKACSHRGWREELLTKELESLQELLHALQSKCSNDSQIESVSSNNH; the protein is encoded by the coding sequence ATGCTTAGAAGTGAAGATAAATTTTTGGAGCTTTGCAAAGGTCTGAAATTGCCACTGAATGGCGAAGTTTGCAGCAGCACAGACATCCTTGTAAAGCATatttatgacaaatattttgagAACAGAATTTCAGAACCCGACCAGCCCGCATGGCTTGACCCCATCGACAATTTGTGTAAATCAATTAACATATCTTCTAATCAGACGCGTTTTATCAAACCTTGTGAAGACGATGTATGGATTTTTGGTTACGGCTCACTGATATGGAAACCCGATTTCCCATTTATCGATCGAAAGCGTGGCTTTATAAGAGGTTACAGACGACTCTTCTACCAGAATAGCATTGACCATAGAGGCACAAAATCACGACCTGGTCGTGTTGTAACACTGCTGCCCACTGTAAGCTTAGAGAGTCGTGTCTATGGTGTAGCTTATCGTATTTCGAGTGAGCATCGCGATGAAGTTTTGGCACATTTGGATTATCGCGAAAAGAACGGTTATGATCGTTGCGAGGTGAAATTCTACGAGTATCCTGAGCAGCCGGATAATCACTTCAGTATAACAATGTATATAGCAACACCCGATAATGAATCGTATGCGGGGAATGTGTGGCAATTATCAGATATAGCGCAACAAATTTTCACAGCTGCTGGACCAAGCGGTCCGAATCGTGAATATCTTTTCAATTTGGCAAGTGCAGTGCGTGAATTGTTTCCTGGTGAGGAAGATCGTCATTTGTACGATTTGGAAGCTGAAGTGAAGCAACTTATTACAGATTATGAATCAAAGCTATTAGAGAAGGTGTTAAAGAAAGAAATTACCGAAATTGTAGAAACTGGAAACGCAGATGGTGATGTGCGCGAGACGATAAGAGATGTTGAACATTTGTATAAAGCGTGTAGTCACAGAGGTTGGCGTGAAGAACTCTTGACCAAAGAACTAGAAAGCCTTCAGGAACTTTTGCATGCACTCCAATCGAAATGTAGTAATGATAGCCAAATAGAAAGCGTTTCAAGTAATAACCATTAG